In Endomicrobiales bacterium, the following are encoded in one genomic region:
- a CDS encoding TIGR01212 family radical SAM protein (This family includes YhcC from E. coli K-12, an uncharacterized radical SAM protein.), which yields MNEKQYRTLSQYYRELGYKNVRKIAIDAGFSCPNRDGSLSDKGCIYCNNSSFNQNTNKKLSVKEQIETVIKNNKSNTKFVAYFQAFTNTYASVKKLNELYSQILPYPEIIGLSIGTRPDCVDEEKLALIDLFAQKYDTWIEYGLQSANDETLKAINRGHSFNSFVEAFKLTRKYKRIKICVHIIIGLPGEKETDVLNTAKHLADLCPDGIKIHPVHIVKNTALEKMFMEGMFRPTTLEEYASAVINFIELQSPTTVIHRITADCPRELLIAPEWILEKQKLLDTVNELFKKRETFQGKLYKATKF from the coding sequence ATGAACGAAAAACAATACCGCACGCTATCACAATATTATCGGGAATTAGGCTACAAAAATGTGCGTAAAATAGCAATTGACGCAGGGTTTTCCTGCCCAAATAGAGATGGCTCATTATCAGACAAGGGCTGTATTTATTGCAACAACTCAAGTTTCAACCAAAATACCAATAAAAAACTATCGGTAAAAGAACAAATTGAAACAGTTATAAAAAACAATAAAAGCAATACAAAGTTTGTGGCTTACTTCCAGGCATTTACAAACACCTACGCATCAGTAAAAAAACTAAACGAACTATATAGTCAAATTTTACCTTATCCTGAAATAATTGGGCTTTCAATTGGAACCAGGCCTGACTGTGTTGACGAAGAAAAATTAGCCCTGATTGATTTGTTTGCTCAAAAATATGATACTTGGATTGAATATGGATTGCAAAGCGCAAACGATGAAACACTTAAAGCAATAAACCGAGGACATAGTTTTAATTCTTTTGTTGAGGCATTTAAGTTAACAAGAAAATACAAAAGAATAAAGATATGTGTACACATTATTATCGGATTGCCGGGTGAAAAAGAAACTGATGTTTTAAATACGGCAAAACACTTAGCGGATTTATGCCCCGATGGCATAAAAATTCACCCAGTTCACATTGTAAAAAACACAGCTCTTGAGAAAATGTTCATGGAAGGTATGTTTAGGCCAACAACACTGGAAGAGTACGCAAGTGCGGTTATAAACTTTATAGAACTACAAAGCCCAACAACTGTAATTCACCGAATAACCGCCGATTGCCCAAGAGAACTGCTTATCGCGCCAGAATGGATATTAGAAAAGCAAAAACTACTTGATACAGTTAATGAGCTTTTTAAGAAACGAGAAACATTTCAAGGAAAATTGTACAAAGCTACTAAGTTTTAA
- the argC gene encoding N-acetyl-gamma-glutamyl-phosphate reductase has translation MKKVKVGIVGITGYTGEELLRIFTKHQGAQVTCVMGRESSETKPLAQIYPHIKGINLSCDALNIPKLTAVSDVVFLALPHKVSMEIVPELFKAGKKIIDLSADFRIKDTAEYSKWYGTAHNAQAELQKAVYGLSELYRQDIINASFVANPGCYPTSILLALAPVIKHKLIDLDSIIIDSKSGISGAGRKTVLDYMANEHPNFRAYSVAGVHRHIPEIEQELSRLANKKLQVTFTPHIIPVERGMLSTIYASINTKISNAQLYKIYKDFYKDKIFVRVLDEKSLPGIRNVVSTNYCDIAPSVDERTNRLVVVSALDNLVKGASGQAVQNMNLMFGLKESEGLI, from the coding sequence ATGAAGAAGGTTAAAGTTGGGATAGTTGGCATAACTGGTTACACAGGCGAAGAGTTGCTTAGAATTTTTACCAAGCACCAAGGCGCGCAAGTTACTTGTGTTATGGGCAGAGAAAGCAGCGAAACTAAACCGCTTGCTCAAATTTATCCTCATATAAAAGGCATTAACCTATCTTGTGATGCATTAAACATACCCAAATTAACCGCTGTTAGCGATGTTGTTTTTCTTGCTTTACCGCACAAGGTTTCAATGGAGATAGTGCCGGAGCTTTTTAAGGCAGGCAAAAAAATAATTGATTTAAGCGCAGATTTTCGTATAAAAGATACTGCAGAATATTCCAAGTGGTATGGTACGGCGCACAATGCACAGGCGGAGTTGCAAAAAGCTGTTTACGGTTTAAGCGAACTTTACAGACAAGATATAATAAATGCTTCTTTTGTGGCAAACCCGGGGTGTTACCCTACAAGTATTTTGCTTGCATTGGCTCCGGTAATAAAACATAAACTTATTGACTTAGATTCAATAATAATTGACTCAAAAAGTGGCATTTCTGGTGCCGGCAGAAAAACAGTATTGGATTATATGGCAAATGAACACCCCAATTTTAGAGCATATAGTGTTGCCGGAGTGCACAGGCACATACCCGAAATTGAGCAGGAGCTATCCCGTCTTGCAAACAAAAAACTACAGGTTACATTTACTCCGCACATAATACCCGTTGAGCGCGGTATGCTTTCTACGATTTATGCATCAATAAATACAAAAATTTCAAACGCGCAACTTTATAAAATATATAAAGATTTTTATAAAGATAAAATATTTGTAAGAGTGTTAGATGAAAAAAGCCTTCCTGGCATAAGAAATGTTGTCTCAACAAATTACTGCGACATAGCACCCAGTGTAGACGAAAGAACCAACCGCCTTGTTGTGGTAAGCGCGTTGGATAATTTGGTAAAGGGCGCTTCCGGGCAGGCGGTACAAAATATGAACCTTATGTTTGGCTTAAAAGAAAGTGAGGGGTTAATTTAA
- a CDS encoding DJ-1/PfpI family protein translates to MDYNETEYNTTKRVLEGAGLNVIIGSTKLGELKGMNNSTTKSSITLNDADATDYSAIVFIGGEGALMFSNDSNAIRLVEDGVSQNKILCAIDVAPVTLANGGALKGKRATVLAPLQAQITSEGANYSGRAVEEDGYVVTGNGPEASEEFAQTLLKKLNK, encoded by the coding sequence GTGGACTACAACGAAACAGAGTATAACACAACAAAAAGAGTGCTTGAAGGCGCGGGGCTTAATGTTATAATTGGAAGCACAAAACTTGGAGAGTTAAAGGGTATGAATAACAGCACAACAAAAAGCTCCATTACACTTAACGATGCCGACGCGACCGATTATAGCGCCATTGTGTTTATTGGTGGTGAGGGCGCACTTATGTTTTCAAACGATTCAAACGCAATTCGCCTTGTGGAAGATGGCGTTTCTCAAAATAAAATTCTTTGTGCTATTGATGTTGCGCCAGTAACTTTGGCTAATGGAGGTGCACTTAAAGGAAAGCGTGCTACCGTTTTAGCACCTCTGCAAGCTCAAATTACCTCTGAGGGCGCAAATTACTCAGGCAGAGCGGTTGAAGAAGATGGTTATGTAGTTACTGGAAATGGACCAGAGGCCTCTGAAGAATTTGCACAAACACTGCTTAAAAAACTAAACAAATAA
- a CDS encoding DUF2207 domain-containing protein, with translation MKNVIKTLVFSLFLSLFFAGPLFCQENTERILSLISDTQINKDGSLSVREEITVMALGDKIKRGIYRDFPTKYTDKNGRVFKTTFDLIEVLRDGRTENYFQKSVDNGFRVYIGREDYFLPQGQYTYTFVYKTNRQIGFFKDHDELFWNAIGNGWDFQIETAKARVMLPEGTHDFIETDAYTGAYGQQGKDFIKNVSGGAAEFVITKPLAPYEGLSVFGSFKKGIVKEPTNQEKLVSFISDNIAWLILLLGVIIIFVYYIMVWSIFGKDPNKGVIIPMYQPPEGFGAAAVRYVKNMGFDAKVFTIFLLDMAIKGALVIKNNNDEYSLEKKDGTGNLSPWENKIVSGLFGGAKELQLTNANYLRIGATKNMLEGELSTNYKKSLFVLNSGYFSFGVVLSAIFTLVSCFSLVDGKDSSNFIFYFIASFLWFVMCKSFRDYFVLGIKKAIVPGVIVAIISVVAFSMTFVGSYNFSLLPYPCLFLLTVLNFIFYILLKAPTKHGREIMDKIDGLKMYLNVAEKDELRVAKLPQKKISEFEKFLPYAFAFDIENKWSEYFAETISAAQAQPGGYTPYWYYGSNILLFSNAGFMNSFGSSLNSAISSASVAPGSRSYGGGGGFSGGGGGGGGGGGW, from the coding sequence GTGAAAAATGTTATAAAGACCTTGGTGTTTTCTTTATTTTTGTCTTTATTCTTTGCAGGGCCATTGTTTTGCCAAGAAAATACCGAGCGCATATTATCTTTAATAAGTGATACACAAATAAATAAAGATGGTTCTCTTTCGGTTCGTGAAGAAATAACTGTTATGGCATTGGGCGATAAAATAAAACGAGGCATCTATCGCGATTTCCCGACAAAATATACTGACAAAAACGGCAGGGTATTTAAAACCACATTTGATTTAATTGAAGTGTTGCGCGATGGGCGCACCGAAAATTATTTTCAAAAGTCAGTTGATAACGGTTTTAGAGTTTACATAGGGAGAGAAGATTATTTTCTGCCGCAAGGTCAATACACTTATACATTTGTTTATAAAACTAATAGGCAGATTGGGTTTTTTAAAGATCATGATGAACTATTTTGGAACGCAATTGGAAATGGGTGGGATTTTCAAATAGAAACAGCTAAGGCCAGGGTAATGCTTCCAGAAGGTACTCATGATTTTATTGAAACTGACGCTTATACTGGTGCATATGGCCAACAAGGGAAAGATTTTATAAAAAATGTTTCTGGCGGGGCGGCTGAATTTGTAATAACAAAACCGCTTGCTCCGTATGAGGGTTTAAGTGTTTTTGGATCGTTTAAAAAAGGCATTGTCAAAGAGCCGACAAATCAAGAAAAATTAGTTAGTTTTATAAGTGATAATATAGCGTGGTTAATTTTACTATTGGGAGTTATTATTATTTTTGTTTATTACATAATGGTTTGGAGTATTTTTGGTAAAGATCCAAACAAAGGTGTAATTATTCCTATGTATCAGCCGCCAGAGGGTTTTGGTGCTGCCGCGGTTAGGTATGTGAAAAATATGGGTTTTGATGCGAAAGTTTTTACGATATTTTTGTTGGATATGGCAATCAAGGGTGCATTGGTTATTAAAAACAATAATGACGAATATTCTTTAGAAAAAAAAGATGGTACTGGTAATTTGTCGCCATGGGAAAATAAAATTGTTTCAGGGCTTTTTGGCGGGGCAAAAGAGTTGCAACTGACAAATGCTAATTATTTAAGAATTGGTGCCACAAAAAATATGCTTGAAGGTGAACTTTCAACCAATTATAAAAAGTCACTATTTGTTTTAAACTCAGGATATTTTAGTTTTGGTGTTGTGTTAAGTGCCATTTTTACTTTAGTATCATGTTTTTCGTTAGTAGATGGCAAAGATTCTTCAAATTTTATTTTTTATTTTATTGCTTCTTTCCTTTGGTTTGTAATGTGTAAATCTTTTCGGGATTATTTTGTGCTTGGTATTAAAAAAGCAATTGTCCCAGGTGTTATTGTTGCTATCATTTCTGTAGTGGCTTTTTCAATGACTTTTGTAGGCAGCTATAATTTTTCGTTATTACCTTACCCATGCTTATTTTTGTTAACAGTGCTAAACTTTATTTTTTATATTTTACTTAAGGCGCCAACAAAGCATGGCAGAGAAATTATGGACAAAATAGATGGTCTGAAGATGTATTTAAATGTTGCTGAAAAAGATGAGTTAAGGGTTGCGAAACTTCCACAAAAGAAAATAAGTGAATTTGAAAAATTTTTGCCCTATGCTTTCGCGTTTGATATTGAAAACAAGTGGTCAGAGTACTTTGCTGAAACAATAAGTGCCGCACAGGCACAGCCCGGGGGGTACACGCCATATTGGTACTATGGTTCAAATATACTTTTATTTTCAAACGCTGGTTTTATGAATTCTTTTGGTTCAAGTTTAAATTCTGCTATAAGTTCAGCTTCGGTTGCCCCTGGCAGCCGGTCTTATGGTGGCGGTGGTGGTTTTAGCGGCGGAGGCGGTGGCGGCGGTGGAGGTGGAGGTTGGTAG
- a CDS encoding sigma-70 family RNA polymerase sigma factor: MNFEELVKKIYPKLSRIIAKMWTKTSVFDREDMLSEALVFLWSQWNGGKIQNKTESFVLQGCYFYIKNSARKTFNARETRWLSLDAQLDGGGVLEDIIEQEPIVYDTLDYAGYIHMQDMLNEREKSVINYSLSGMTTREIGKLLGISHVMVVKISDKIRTKCCKIFK; the protein is encoded by the coding sequence ATGAACTTTGAAGAATTGGTAAAAAAAATATATCCCAAACTCAGTAGAATAATAGCGAAGATGTGGACAAAAACATCAGTTTTTGACAGAGAAGATATGCTTTCGGAGGCATTAGTGTTTTTATGGAGCCAGTGGAACGGCGGCAAAATACAAAATAAAACTGAGAGCTTTGTTTTGCAAGGGTGTTACTTTTATATAAAAAATTCCGCCCGCAAAACTTTTAATGCAAGGGAAACAAGATGGCTTAGTTTGGATGCCCAGTTAGATGGCGGCGGAGTTTTGGAAGATATAATTGAACAAGAACCAATTGTTTACGATACGCTTGACTATGCCGGATACATTCATATGCAGGATATGCTTAATGAGAGAGAAAAAAGTGTTATTAATTATTCATTATCTGGTATGACTACAAGGGAGATTGGCAAACTTCTTGGAATTTCTCATGTTATGGTAGTTAAAATAAGCGATAAGATACGCACAAAATGTTGCAAGATTTTTAAATAA
- a CDS encoding L-threonylcarbamoyladenylate synthase, with protein sequence MKTKVIETIKGTLKTAQLKEIANVLKNGGIVVIPTDTVYGIAANAFCHDACLEIYRLKGRHYRKPLVIMPRSSLELGKIAHLNEKIKKIVSKFWPGSLTLVLKTNHLGKILMGGRDNLGVRIPKNSLFKALMKHCAFPLATTSANPSAKPSAKNAQEAIKYFNAKVAVIVDGGPCQIGKESTVVDVSGFPFVVVRKGCLDSKKLLAYM encoded by the coding sequence ATGAAAACAAAAGTAATAGAAACAATAAAAGGCACTTTAAAAACAGCCCAGCTTAAAGAAATCGCAAATGTTCTTAAAAATGGCGGAATAGTTGTAATACCAACCGATACAGTTTATGGTATCGCGGCAAATGCTTTTTGCCATGATGCCTGCCTTGAAATTTATCGCTTAAAGGGAAGGCATTACAGAAAACCGCTTGTTATAATGCCGCGAAGCTCTTTGGAACTTGGTAAAATCGCGCATCTAAATGAGAAAATAAAAAAGATAGTAAGCAAGTTTTGGCCAGGCTCGCTGACGCTGGTACTTAAAACAAATCATCTCGGTAAAATTCTTATGGGTGGCAGGGACAATTTGGGTGTGCGCATACCAAAAAACTCACTTTTTAAGGCGCTTATGAAGCATTGTGCTTTTCCACTTGCAACTACAAGCGCAAACCCATCGGCAAAGCCGAGCGCAAAGAATGCTCAAGAGGCAATAAAATATTTTAATGCTAAAGTGGCAGTTATAGTAGATGGCGGGCCGTGTCAAATTGGAAAAGAATCAACAGTTGTTGATGTAAGCGGTTTTCCTTTTGTTGTGGTTCGCAAGGGTTGTCTGGATTCAAAAAAGTTGTTAGCGTATATGTAG
- a CDS encoding P-II family nitrogen regulator, producing the protein MKLIIAIIQPFRLEEVKAELYKIDVNLITVTEVLGHGRQKGITEVYRGVKETGNLLRKVQLEIVVNDNFLQPTIDAIIKGARTGSIGDGKIFVMELADCVRIRTGESGPQAIG; encoded by the coding sequence ATGAAACTAATAATAGCAATAATCCAGCCGTTTCGTTTGGAAGAAGTTAAGGCGGAGCTTTACAAAATAGATGTAAACCTGATAACCGTAACAGAAGTGCTTGGTCATGGTCGTCAAAAAGGCATAACAGAGGTTTACAGAGGCGTAAAAGAAACAGGAAATCTTTTAAGAAAAGTACAGCTTGAAATAGTCGTAAACGATAACTTTCTACAACCAACAATAGATGCGATAATTAAAGGTGCGCGTACCGGTTCAATAGGTGATGGTAAAATATTTGTTATGGAACTTGCCGACTGTGTAAGAATAAGAACTGGTGAAAGTGGCCCGCAGGCAATAGGATAA
- a CDS encoding LemA family protein, which translates to MIFLFLAFLILVVVFIILFNKFVSLRVRVKAAWSDVEVQLKKRFDLINALVEVVKGYASYEQKVLLDTTTIRSANLSSAPLAASENSGASQLLKNVFMVAENYPNLKAASTFLELQKNISDVENQIQFARRYYNGAVRDFNVAITILPGLLLAGPLGYKPETFFEADEAEKLTPKVAL; encoded by the coding sequence ATGATATTTCTATTTTTAGCGTTTCTTATTTTAGTTGTTGTTTTTATTATTCTTTTTAATAAATTTGTGTCTTTACGCGTTAGGGTAAAAGCGGCATGGAGTGATGTTGAAGTTCAACTAAAAAAACGCTTTGACTTAATAAACGCCCTCGTTGAAGTTGTAAAAGGTTATGCAAGTTATGAGCAAAAAGTATTGCTTGATACAACTACGATTAGGTCTGCAAACCTTTCTTCTGCGCCTTTGGCGGCCAGTGAGAATAGTGGAGCATCGCAGTTGCTAAAAAATGTTTTTATGGTTGCTGAAAATTATCCAAACCTTAAAGCCGCCTCAACTTTTCTTGAATTGCAAAAAAATATTTCCGATGTGGAAAACCAAATACAGTTTGCAAGGCGCTACTACAATGGCGCTGTGCGTGACTTTAATGTGGCAATAACCATATTGCCTGGTCTGTTGCTTGCCGGTCCATTGGGATATAAACCAGAAACATTCTTTGAAGCAGATGAGGCCGAAAAATTAACTCCGAAGGTGGCATTGTGA
- the rsmI gene encoding 16S rRNA (cytidine(1402)-2'-O)-methyltransferase: MLGTLYVVATPIGNLEDITLRAIRILREVSFIACEDTRQSIKLLNHFGIEKKLVSFHSHNQTSRVKQILSELKSGGSVALVSDSGTPAISDPGYLLIKEASEEKINVVALPGACAAICALSSSGLPTDGFVFLGFLKLKAGKAKKELLAAASLGHTIVFYESPHRILKTLAMCAEIFPSESKIVLARELTKKFEEIIRGNLADVSKSCQSVEPRGEYTILINTSQKQRKNEEG, from the coding sequence ATGCTTGGTACTTTATATGTTGTCGCTACCCCGATTGGAAATCTTGAAGATATTACTCTTAGAGCCATACGCATTTTAAGAGAGGTTTCTTTTATTGCTTGCGAAGATACACGACAGAGCATAAAACTGCTAAACCACTTTGGCATAGAAAAAAAACTTGTAAGTTTTCATTCACATAATCAAACTTCGCGTGTAAAACAAATACTTTCAGAGCTTAAATCAGGTGGTAGCGTAGCGCTTGTTTCAGATAGCGGAACTCCGGCAATTTCAGACCCGGGGTATTTGCTTATAAAAGAGGCCTCAGAAGAAAAAATAAATGTTGTGGCTTTGCCTGGGGCGTGTGCGGCAATTTGCGCTCTTAGCTCATCTGGTTTGCCAACCGATGGTTTTGTTTTTCTTGGTTTTTTAAAGCTTAAAGCTGGTAAAGCGAAAAAAGAACTTCTTGCGGCTGCATCACTAGGCCATACAATTGTTTTTTATGAATCTCCGCATAGAATATTAAAAACGCTTGCAATGTGCGCCGAGATATTTCCTTCAGAGAGTAAAATTGTTTTAGCAAGAGAACTTACAAAAAAGTTTGAAGAAATTATTCGCGGTAATTTAGCAGATGTTTCCAAAAGTTGTCAAAGTGTTGAACCAAGGGGCGAATATACGATTTTAATTAATACATCACAAAAGCAGAGGAAAAATGAAGAAGGTTAA
- the argJ gene encoding bifunctional glutamate N-acetyltransferase/amino-acid acetyltransferase ArgJ, translating into MSLPYGFFVAGAHCGLAKNKNKNDIALFLSAVPAQCAGVFTSNCVKAAPVIVSQKKLIKKKEFRAIVANSGCANACTGKGGIQTANAMCDALAKEFGLKSGQVLLASTGVIGKQLPIEKVKNGVATLAKLADSGKCSPTGAASAIMTTDTRQKISARSIKINGKDVKIWACAKGSGMIAPDLKGLHATMLSFILTDALIAANQLQKSLERCVEKTFNRATIDGDTSTNDTVFFLANGLAGNEAITGGKELATFENALYSLCLDLTKMIASDGEGATKIAEIIVNGAKTKADAKKVASTIATSPLVKTALFGNDANWGRVIAAAGRSGVKLNAGKIKIHIGKVLVAKNGTGVNFSETDAKNELLGKEVKLTIDLGLGKQSATYYTCDFSFDYIKVNASYRS; encoded by the coding sequence ATGTCTTTGCCTTATGGTTTTTTTGTAGCCGGCGCGCATTGCGGCCTTGCAAAAAACAAAAATAAAAACGATATCGCGCTTTTTCTCTCTGCTGTGCCAGCGCAATGTGCAGGCGTATTTACTTCCAATTGCGTTAAAGCTGCGCCGGTAATAGTAAGCCAGAAAAAACTTATAAAGAAAAAAGAATTTCGTGCGATAGTTGCAAACTCCGGCTGTGCCAACGCTTGCACCGGCAAAGGCGGCATACAAACTGCCAATGCAATGTGTGATGCTTTGGCAAAAGAGTTTGGTTTAAAAAGCGGTCAGGTTCTTTTGGCATCAACCGGGGTTATTGGAAAGCAACTTCCAATAGAAAAAGTTAAAAATGGTGTTGCAACACTTGCAAAACTTGCCGATAGCGGCAAATGCAGCCCTACTGGTGCCGCAAGCGCAATAATGACAACAGATACACGGCAAAAAATATCTGCGCGCAGTATAAAAATTAACGGTAAAGATGTAAAAATTTGGGCATGCGCTAAAGGTTCTGGCATGATTGCCCCCGACTTAAAAGGCTTGCATGCCACCATGCTTTCATTCATTCTTACCGACGCTTTAATTGCTGCTAATCAATTACAAAAATCACTTGAGCGTTGTGTTGAAAAAACTTTTAACCGTGCCACAATAGACGGTGATACATCAACCAACGATACCGTTTTTTTCTTAGCAAATGGGCTTGCGGGCAATGAGGCAATAACCGGCGGCAAAGAACTTGCCACTTTTGAAAACGCACTTTATTCGCTTTGCCTTGACCTTACAAAAATGATTGCCTCTGACGGGGAAGGCGCAACTAAAATAGCTGAAATTATTGTAAATGGCGCAAAAACAAAAGCCGATGCGAAAAAAGTTGCTTCTACCATAGCAACATCGCCACTTGTTAAAACCGCGCTTTTTGGAAATGATGCCAATTGGGGCAGGGTAATTGCGGCCGCAGGCAGGTCTGGCGTTAAACTTAACGCGGGCAAAATTAAAATTCATATAGGCAAAGTGCTTGTTGCCAAAAATGGCACCGGTGTTAACTTTTCAGAAACCGATGCGAAAAATGAGCTTTTAGGTAAAGAGGTTAAGCTTACAATTGACTTAGGCCTTGGCAAACAAAGCGCAACTTACTATACTTGTGATTTTTCGTTTGATTACATAAAAGTTAACGCAAGTTACAGAAGCTAA
- a CDS encoding ammonium transporter has protein sequence MKRILLTFILGFGLLTGVKLFADEVVSAPTDKTQAVAVAQSPTPVSATVATPAPAPKIDTGDTAWLIVATALVMLMTPGLAFFYGGLVRRKNVLGILMQCMIVLCVISLQWVIFGYSLAFHPGSGWFGGLDWSFLRGVGLEPYADYSATIPHQLFMMFQAMFAVITPALIIGAFAERMKFSAFLVFLVLWATLVYDPLAHWVWGVGGWLRVLGTLDFAGGTVVHINAGIAALVTALYLGRRKGYNDSPMPPHNIPFTVLGGALLWFGWFGFNAGSSLGANGIAVNAFMTTNTAAAAAGFMWALLEWKFSGKPTTLGVVTGAVAGLVAITPAAGFVDVRGALAIGFLVSVFCYIMVAYVKPKLGYDDSLDAFGVHGIGGIWGALATGLFATTAVNSAGGNGLFFGNPKQFIIQALAVGVTIGYSLVMTYGILKVVDITIGVRVSEQDESIGLDLSQHHEAGYTVLE, from the coding sequence ATGAAAAGGATCTTGCTTACATTCATCTTAGGTTTTGGGTTACTGACAGGTGTTAAATTATTTGCCGATGAAGTTGTTTCTGCGCCGACAGATAAAACTCAAGCGGTCGCGGTTGCGCAATCGCCGACTCCAGTTTCAGCTACAGTCGCAACTCCGGCTCCTGCGCCAAAAATTGATACCGGCGATACAGCTTGGCTTATAGTTGCCACAGCTCTTGTAATGCTTATGACACCAGGTCTTGCCTTTTTTTACGGTGGTCTTGTAAGGCGTAAAAATGTGCTTGGTATTCTTATGCAGTGTATGATAGTGCTTTGCGTGATAAGTTTGCAATGGGTAATTTTTGGATATAGCTTGGCATTTCATCCCGGAAGTGGTTGGTTTGGCGGTTTAGATTGGTCGTTTTTAAGGGGTGTTGGTCTAGAACCATATGCTGATTACTCTGCAACAATACCCCATCAGTTATTTATGATGTTTCAAGCTATGTTCGCAGTTATAACACCTGCTCTTATAATAGGTGCGTTTGCTGAAAGAATGAAGTTTTCTGCTTTTCTTGTTTTTTTAGTTCTTTGGGCAACTTTGGTTTACGACCCATTAGCTCACTGGGTATGGGGTGTAGGCGGTTGGTTAAGAGTGCTTGGTACTTTGGATTTTGCTGGTGGTACAGTTGTGCATATTAACGCTGGCATTGCTGCGCTTGTAACAGCTTTATATCTTGGCAGAAGAAAGGGTTATAACGACAGCCCAATGCCGCCTCATAACATTCCATTTACAGTTCTTGGTGGAGCTCTTTTGTGGTTTGGTTGGTTTGGTTTTAACGCCGGTAGCTCACTTGGGGCAAACGGTATTGCCGTAAATGCATTTATGACAACAAACACGGCTGCCGCTGCCGCTGGTTTTATGTGGGCTTTGCTTGAGTGGAAATTTAGCGGTAAACCTACAACACTTGGAGTAGTTACAGGAGCGGTTGCTGGTCTTGTTGCTATAACCCCCGCAGCTGGTTTTGTAGATGTTAGAGGTGCTTTAGCAATAGGTTTTCTGGTAAGTGTGTTTTGCTACATAATGGTTGCTTATGTAAAACCAAAACTTGGTTATGATGACTCGCTTGATGCCTTTGGTGTGCACGGTATTGGTGGTATATGGGGCGCGCTTGCCACAGGCCTTTTTGCAACTACTGCTGTAAATTCTGCCGGTGGCAATGGCCTGTTTTTTGGCAACCCAAAGCAGTTTATAATACAGGCACTTGCTGTTGGTGTAACTATTGGTTACTCACTTGTTATGACTTACGGAATTTTAAAAGTTGTTGATATAACAATTGGTGTAAGAGTAAGTGAGCAAGATGAAAGTATCGGTTTGGATCTTTCACAGCACCACGAAGCAGGTTACACAGTTTTGGAATAA